The sequence GCTCAAGTTACCCTCTATGGCGATCAAAAGAGCAAGGCGATTGGGCGCAATGGGGTGAATGTGCGCTTGGCATGCATGCTCACAGGTTTTGATATAGATTTTGAAGTGCTTGAGCCCAAAGAGAACGCGCCTAGAGTACCCGAAAAAGTGGGCCTTAGCATGCTTGAATCGCTCTTTAGTAAAAAACCCACCTCCGAAACCCCCAACAACTAACCCCCTTACCAACTACAGCCAAAGAGAGGTGAATAAAAACCCAAAGCCCACCGAAAAGGCGATGGCTAAGGTCCCGGGGATCAAAAAGGGATGGTTGAACACGTATTTGCCAATTTGCGTGCTGTCCGTGTCGTCCATTTGCACCGCCCCTAGTAAAGTCGGGTAAGTGGGCAGCACAAAGAGGGCTGAGGTGGCAGCAAACGAGGCGATGATGGTCGCCACGCCGTGCGGGTGAGCGGGGGTGAGCCCCATGGCTAAAATCACGCTGGGGATGAGTGCCTTTGTGGTTGCCGCCTGCGAGTATAAGAGCATGCTAGTGAAAAACAGCCCCACCGCAAGCAAGAAGGGGTAATGCGTGATCCACGCCGCGGCGTGGGTTTTGATCGGCTCAATGTAGGCTTTCACAAAGGTATCGCCCAGCCACGCCACGCCCAGCACGCACACACAAGCACTAAGCCCCGCTTTAAAGGTGCTTGTTTGCACCAAGTTATTGCATTTGATCTTACAAAAAAAGACAATACATGCCGCGATGGTGAGCATGAACGCCATGATCGCGCCATTGCGGGGCAAATGCACGGGCGCGATCCAGCCCACATTTTTAGAAATTGCCGTGGCGTAAAGCACCACCGCCACAATCCCCGCCACAAAAATCCACACCGACAAGCGCGCGCCCTTGGGCAGCTCTTTATTTTCTGTAGAGCGCATGGCCACCGCCCCCTCTAAGTGGCTGGGGAAAAATGCGCTCACAAGAAACGCTGTAAGCGCACAGCCAAGAAAGCTTGAGGGGATGATAAGGCTAAGTAAAAGCGGATAAGACACGCCCAAGGGCTCTACAAAGGCACTCATGGTGATCACCGCTGCGGATACGGGGCTAGCCGTGATCGCCACTTGGCTAGCCACCACCGCCAAGGATAAGGGGCGGCAGGGGCGGATTTTCTGCCCCTTTGCCACCTCCACGATCACAGGCAGTACGGAAAAGGAGGTGTGTCCCGTACCTGCTAGAAGCGTGAGGGCGTAGGTTACAAAGGGGGCTAGGTAGTTGATATATTTAGGATTTGCCCGTAAAATCTTCTCCGCCACCAAGACCAAGTAATCTAGCCCTCCGGCTAATTGCATGCA is a genomic window of Helicobacter sp. NHP19-012 containing:
- a CDS encoding anaerobic C4-dicarboxylate transporter; its protein translation is MGLFVLQFVVLLAALFLGVRLGGMGIGFAGGLGVVVLTLGLGMDAGAIPWDVILIIMSVIGAISCMQLAGGLDYLVLVAEKILRANPKYINYLAPFVTYALTLLAGTGHTSFSVLPVIVEVAKGQKIRPCRPLSLAVVASQVAITASPVSAAVITMSAFVEPLGVSYPLLLSLIIPSSFLGCALTAFLVSAFFPSHLEGAVAMRSTENKELPKGARLSVWIFVAGIVAVVLYATAISKNVGWIAPVHLPRNGAIMAFMLTIAACIVFFCKIKCNNLVQTSTFKAGLSACVCVLGVAWLGDTFVKAYIEPIKTHAAAWITHYPFLLAVGLFFTSMLLYSQAATTKALIPSVILAMGLTPAHPHGVATIIASFAATSALFVLPTYPTLLGAVQMDDTDSTQIGKYVFNHPFLIPGTLAIAFSVGFGFLFTSLWL